One Anaerolineales bacterium genomic window, ACTCCTTTAGGTAGATGCAATTTGCTCAAATAACTTAATAGGCTGAATTGTAACAGCTAGTCGTTAGAATACAAGAAGAATAAGGCGATAATATGTTAAAATCATCAATCTCTAAATTAAAGATGGATATTTATTTGGGCGCTCTTGAAAGGTAAACAACTTCCATGAAGCAGATCATCTCCTCCGTTAAAGGCACGCGTGACTACTATCCTGAAGACATGGCTATGCGCAACTGGCTGTATCAGGCCATCCGACAGGTGTCCGCTTCTTTTGGATACCAGGAATGGGAAGCCCCCATGCTGGAGTCGATCGCCCTGTATGCTGCCAAATCAGGCGAAGAGCTGGTCAACCAGCAATCGTTCGTCTTCCCTGACCGGGGTGGTGAGCTGCTCGCCTTGCGCCCGGAGCTTACCCCCAGCCTGGCTCGTATGGTTGCGCAGCGACAGAATCAGCTGGTCTTTCCTTTACGCTGGTGGTCGTGGGGGCCGTTCTGGCGTTATGAGCGCCCTCAACGAGGCCGGACGCGTGAATTTTTCCAGTGGAATATCGATCTGATTGGCGTTGATACCCCCGAAGCCGATGCTGAATTAATTGCTATTGCAGCCAATTTCTTAAAACAAGTGGGGCTGACACCTGAACAGGCAGTCATCCTGGTAAATGATCGACAGCTTACCAACGCGGAACTGGAGAAATTAGGCATCCCTAAGGAAAAACTGCCAGAATTTTTAAGCCTGATCGACCGCCGAAGTAAGATGGAGGCAGCCGAATGGGACGCCAACGCGATTGACCTGGGGATGGATAGTGCCCAACTGGCCGGTATGAAGACGTTTTTAAATGACCCCGAGCTATGGAGGAAATCAGCCGCACTGGTGCGGTTGTTCACCGCCCTGGAGTCTCTTGGGGTGAGTGATTACGTCAGGTATGATTCAAACATCATCCGTGGTTTGCTGTACTACACCAGCATCGTGTTCGAGGCATTCGCAGTGAATAGTGACATCAGGCGGGCTCTACTGGGGGGTGGGCGGTATGACAACCTGATGGAGCAGGTGGGAGGTGCCCCAGTGCCGGCGACTGGGTTCGCCATGGGTGACCTGGCGATCGGATTACTGCTGCAATCTCTCGGGCTGTTGCCGGAGGAGATCAAGAAAACCCCGGCAGAGGTGTATGTGACCGTATTTGATGTCGAGCGACAGCCCTCTTCAATG contains:
- a CDS encoding histidine--tRNA ligase, whose protein sequence is MKQIISSVKGTRDYYPEDMAMRNWLYQAIRQVSASFGYQEWEAPMLESIALYAAKSGEELVNQQSFVFPDRGGELLALRPELTPSLARMVAQRQNQLVFPLRWWSWGPFWRYERPQRGRTREFFQWNIDLIGVDTPEADAELIAIAANFLKQVGLTPEQAVILVNDRQLTNAELEKLGIPKEKLPEFLSLIDRRSKMEAAEWDANAIDLGMDSAQLAGMKTFLNDPELWRKSAALVRLFTALESLGVSDYVRYDSNIIRGLLYYTSIVFEAFAVNSDIRRALLGGGRYDNLMEQVGGAPVPATGFAMGDLAIGLLLQSLGLLPEEIKKTPAEVYVTVFDVERQPSSMAFAASLREAGLKVICSPEVSKLPKQFKYADRIGVRLAVVIGPDEVARGSVTVKDLASGDQQTFIRAEAALEIRKLLDNQDSL